TTCCTAGAAATAGATCCGCTCACTTCTCTGtctgctttttctttcatttctctgtCTGACAGGTTGCGGCGCCTCTGAACTGCCTGCGCAAAAGTTCGagtataaacacaaacaaatgcgCATGGATACAATATAATTATAGTTCTTAATAATGAAAACTAAAGAGTGTTTTACGTTCTCGCACAGTCACCAGTATCACCTTTCATTTCCTGGACAGCCCACGCTTGTTATACAGACTTTTACACACTGATTTAAGTCAAAGCAGCACTGCCGCAGGCTACAATAAACatcatttataacataatatatattttgcGTCTTACTTACATCCGGTCTTGTCCGCCAGGCTCTGGTACTGGTGCTCGGTGCGCGTCTGAGAGGCTCCCATCGCTGCAGGTCTGTCGGCGCGTCCAGACGCACACTCCGGTAGGACTGGTTCAACTTTTCTGTGCCGGCGCAACTGTAGCGCGCTGCTGGCGTCCTGGAAACATCTGGCACCCTCAAGGTCCTAAACCCGTACCGCTTagggaagggggtggggggaaaGAAGGAGCCGCAGTCTTCAGTATCAGTATATTATGCAGTAAATCATTGAAACAAGTCAGAGCGGAACAATGAAAACTTGAAAcgctttatttgttttaaagttTCCTCAAAACTCTAGAGTCATTTCCGTTTCAAACCATTCGTGTCCTTATTGGTTCCTCTTGTTCCTGATGAGCCATGACATCCTACATGTTCCATTTGCAAatatacagaaataaaaattCAACATACTCTGGAAATGTGAAGCAGTTGTTCATCGGTGTGTGAAACATGGGTTAAAGGATGAGGGGTTAAAAGTCGTTTCCTTGTGGCACTGTAACTTGGGGTTCGGGGTGTACAGTATGTAGACTGGTGCTGGATGCAGGCAGGTGTGGGTTAAAGGGGCATTCCGTAGTTTTAGGGATTTACAGCACCCTACACTCCATGGTCTCTATTTTTATAAGGGGGGGATACTTACATGGCATCGtgagtttgaattttttttttcttagctcAGCTCTGTTTTTGGATTTGAATTTGTCTTCGAGCATCATACAGGAAATCATTAATGTTTTCGCAAATACACTGTGGTATTTGATACGCGAGTGAAAGCAAcaacaatattattttttttttttaaataaaaatctgtCCCCTTGGATTAAGTCTTGGTGTatctgcaacaaaacaacagctgaGTGGATTGTGAACTGAGAATGGGTGACCAGTAGTTGGTTAGCCCGGGTTTCTGGACGCAGGTTCTTGCTACATGGACATGGCGTGTTGGCTGTTTTGGTCGCTGGCAGGAGCCTCCTCTTGGTTCCCAGAGCCAGGTGTCAGTCTATGATAGAGCTCCTGCACCGTCCCAGAGGTCTCACCCATGTCCTCTGGGTATCGTGTCAGCAGTTCTTCATTGGCAACGTAGTGGGTGTCGGCAAACTCGGAGAAGTAGCGACCCACCTCTGGGTGACCAATCTCCAGTGGGGCTGAGTGGGGCTCCAGGTTCTCTGAGGAATAAAAGAAGGCATACCcggatattaaaaaaaaaagtggtttaTCAATAAAGTGTCAAATATGATTTACTCTGACATGGCAGCTTTATGTCCTATGAGCTACTGCAAGGCAGCAGATGTGAGTATTGAACGTTTAATCAATACACATCCatttcacagtctgtagagaccAGTGCCGGCAGGTGAACACTACAGCAGTGGGCAGAGCAAAGATAACAGGTACAAACAATGAAAGCTGTGCTGCAACAGTGGAATATGTGACTCATACTATTAAAGGCTTTCTTTAAAAGACATAAAtatcaggctgcagcagctatGGTTCACAGACGTTCTCCATTAGGCTGCCAAACAACTTCCTAGTGCTCTGCCATTAGCAGACTTCCTCTCTGGTCAGGTTCCTTATAGGTTTAGCATTAATGTTTAGCTCATTCCAACAGGGTACCATCAACATAAAGAGTACTATGTAATATTGGTGTGGCAGATTTTAATATTTCAGCTTTATTTGCcttaaaaatgaaagtaaatgtGAGCTTTTGAGTCTTTTGACCATTTTTCAGGGACCATGCTGGGATTCTTACCCTGCGCTGCGTAGCGGCATGTTCCATCCTGCACGAGGACATTGTAAAAAGGCTGGTTCGCCCCATTGGACAGCTGGTGGACCCTCATGGTGGTGATCCACTCCTGGCTCATGGTGCATTTGGGGTCCCAGCCGTAGATCACACAGTTATAACCTGACCTGGTGGAGAAGGTGGAACAAGGTGCTTTAATAGTGGACAAATGTCTGGAAAACCACATCCTAGTGTGACCTACCTCTTATGTTTCATAATAAGGCCGACGGAATACTGGACCTCCAGGTGTTCTGGAGCGCAGCGCTTCTTCACTTCAGGTGTTACTGGATGTTTCTTGTGCTGGATGTGCTCCAGTGTGTGCTGCACCAAGTAACCCACTGCCCCATGCTGAGAGGGATCCAGTGCCTGGATGTGCTGCAGGATGTCTAGCACCTGTAACCATGTACATACAGTGAGGTAAGATGAAATAAGACCTCTGAGTTCAACACAATGATTTGTCACCAGACAAGACCAGCACAGTTGTTACTGCTTCACACTGACTGGACTGAATgtaatgaaatattaaaatcatAGTGTATCTGAGCGCAGACACAGCATCAGCAGAATTTCAGTTTAATTACACTGATGTAAGTGGGCTGGACTCGAGTTATTTCTTAACCACACATTGCATATCCTGACCTTTTCTGGCCAGATTCCCAGGTGGAAGTAGAGACGTGCCTGCAGCAGCAAATATTGCACATTATCAGGGTTGATTGTGAGGTAGAGGTCCAGCGAGTCTCTTAGCAGCTGGTAGGATTTCTCATTGCCCTCCCTGAAAGAAATCACACAGTGCAGATAATGGAATTTTAATAGGAGATTGCATGAATGTATTCATTTAATTTTAGCAACCaccaaatgtatgctgtggctctctctccccttctttAATGACAATGCAATTTGCTGGACTAACACGGTATTACTTTGGGTAAAACCTCCATCTGCGCTCTGCAGTCTATTAAATAGAGGTGAGCCTTCAGTGACTGCCATGTGTTCAGTGTCTCTTACCCCCTCTTGCCAATGTTGAGCAGATTTCCCACCATCCTGAGCAGCACCTCTGTGGTGCTGATGGCACTGTAATAATCTGCCGTCACCTGGTGGCCAATGAGGTACTCGCACTCCTTTGCCGTCAGCTGCTTGCCTTTACCAAAGGCGTCAATGTAGACAAAATCATAGATGTCCTCACTCCTGCAGAAATAGTGACAATGTTATCAGTGTCAACTCTGTCACAAGGTCTGCGTTCTCcatttagaaaataaatatgatttaatttCTAATATAGAAATTATGTtaaaatttttaaaataattataaattcAATCCACACCCCTTTGGTTTCTGGCACCAACGCAGAAGAAAGTGATTGGGAAAGTTGACAGGCTCCAGCCGAACACCCAGCTTCCGTGCCAGTGTCATGTAGAGAACAGAGAGGCTGATGGGAATGCCTGTGTGGCGTTGTAGCACCTAAATGATGAATAAGACTTTGAGCAAAAACAATCCAAAATGATAAATACATGCTTCTGAATTGAGAAACTGGGGGATCTACCTGGTGGATGTAAGAGTTGAGCGGGTTGTAGTAGTCACACTCATTGCCTTTGTATTGAAGCTGCTCATACAAGACAGAATTTAGGGCACACACCACCTGCCTCTGGAGCTCAAAGTCCTCCACAACCAGACAGTCACCTAAACCACACGCAAGAAATAAAGCTCCATCAGGTGTTTACCTAAAGGGAAAAATATAGATTCTGCACAGCTGGCATCTCTGCCAAATACATTTACTTGTATTGACTCAAGTATTAGCCTAAGGCATTCAGGGCTGATAAATATtggaaaaaaactgctgaaggaaaaagaaaatggcaaCTTTTCTTCCCAAGTTCTATGAAAAAACTCACCCTGAGCGATCCGCAGGCTGGGGTGAGACGGGTTCTTGATTCTCAGCatcttcttcactttctctGTGATCTCATCCAGCTGGACTGATATGTTTTCCAGTGTGACGTCAGCCAGAGGGTTACAATACTGATCCACCAGTACAGCCCCTAAAGTGCCAGATAAGTCCATACAACAAAGTGCAACCATCAAGGTAAGTTAAAGGGCAAAGCCATGCTGTAAGAACAAGTGAAGATAAATATAACAGGTGATGTTACACTGATCCCTCACCTTCCAAAGCTGACTGCTGCTCAGCGGGCCGCTCCAGAAAGGTCTTCAGACTCCTCAGGATGTTCTGCTGTCTCAGGAAGTAAAGGATTTTCTTTGCATAGTACTTCAATGTCAAACTTTTCCTGATgacaggtaaaaacaaaaacacaggagggACACAACACATCAAGGGCTTTTTATAATCACAGAGGTCTCCGAGAGGATTAACATCAACACCTAAACCCCCATTTTAATTGCAGAAGTGACCGCTGAGGTTTTACCCTGTGGTTTTACCATAGCACTCACCTCTTGTCAGAGTTCAGAATGAAGAGGAGCTCATCTTCGCAGAAGTGCTCCGGCATCCCGAGCGACTCAATCTCTGCAAAGCTGTCTCCCAACACCTGGCCAACGCATGGCTGAGTTACAGATCTCTGGGTTAGTGTGGAACATGAACAGCTCACACAGATCACAATGAGGATTTTAATTTCAATCATTCAAAATTAATGCAACTGCACTGATTGCAGCAGATATAATAAGACTATATGCATTCTTGACTACTTACAACCTCTGTGAAGAATCTCTTTGAGAATGATTCCACAGTCCTTCGTATTTGTATACCAACTCGGTGCCGTGTTTTGTACTCTCTGAGCCAGTCGCAGCACTCGTTCTGACGGTAAAACCTCTGCAGCCTTGGCCATCTGTTGATAAAGGAAGTAACAACGTAAAGTCACCAGCACTTCTGAGCATGCTCAAAAATCAGTTTAGCAGCCTGCTATTGCTCCAAGCAGAGaatgcagacttttttttctccccctcttgTCTTTACTAAGAGGAGAGGAGTGGAGCTCACAGCCAAGTAAGTCAGGAGGAGGGCTCTGCTTTTGCCAAGGGCTGCACTCTTCTGCAGTTCACAGGCTAGTACACACAACATTCAAGGTCACACAAATTCGTTTTGCGTGTTCTGCACACAGAATACGATATGAATTCGTATAAGTAAATGATTTAAAACAAGCATCCACCCCCAAGAGGAGAATCTACACACCGGCCTGTCGTAGTGGTTAATTTGGTGCATCAGCAGAATGTCAACGGCTGACAGCTGCCTGTTCATCAAACGAGCCTACCTTCAAGTAGGCGTTCGCTATTTAGGGCTCTAAAGCAAGGTAATTAATAGAAGAGGACGAGTATTTCCCTCGGCAAATAAAGTACATTTGTCATAAACCCGCAGATTTGCCACAAATAAAATCATAGCACCTGAGTTTGTATTGGTGTCCCCAGACCTTCCCCCTTCCATGGCAAACGTCGTGTAGCCGCTTGCAGCAGCAGGAAACGTTACAAATGTCGACATGTTTGAGGACAGGGAAGCACAGGATGTGTTCGAGTAACTCGGTCGGCAGGTCGGTCAGTCTTTTTGTTTGGGAGTCGGAAATAATCCCATTAAGACTTGGTTGTCCCTCTCTGGCTACAGACGTCGCCATCTTTACTGTTTACCCCGATTACCTCATTGCTTTGGCGCCGCCCCTTTATGGCGCAGGGGGCCGGGCTGAGGGCGGGGCCTTAGCAAGGTAGTcgaatgtgattggctgtgcagtgagaagaagacaggaagtgGTGTTGCCTTCAAAGTCCCAGGAACATACAGACTTTTACGCAATATATCACTGGCCAAAACAAATGCCAGCTTTCAAACAATCTGGTACTTCTTTTCtttaataaatcatttattaGGGTTTAATATTATCCATATATTAGTCATTACATGACCTAAAAATgggcacaaaacaacaaagctaGGGGGAATTATATAATAGTGGCATAcgatttattttttacatttttattattttataacatCCCATCTCCCTATTCTTGTTTTTACTAAGCTATAATAATTTAATCTGTcttaaaaatgttattattattattaaatatgtgTTACGGTGTTATTACGATATTCGTGACGCTCCTTGAACGCAGCAATGCTTTTAGGATAAGATAGCTAGTTAGCAGCAGTTAGCTAGCGCTTCGTTATTTACATAGTTTACATATTACTAAATACATTTATAgagcagatgtattaaaaaaagaattgaTCGGACGCGTAAATTTGAGAGTTGACGGATTTGACTCTAGACACGTGTGAATGTAGCGCGTTATTGTATATAAAGTTAACTTAGCGAACGTTAGCAGCTACTACCCTGTACTTATCATGTGTTTAataactttttcttttgtgtctaACAAGAGAAACTAACACACATTGTTAATTAAGGACACAATAATAACAAATGACATGTCCATAAAGGCTTACGCAAATTTTAAAGGACCAGAGCATCTTATCACTGAGAGCTGAAGCAAAGTTGTGCTTATATTTTGATAACTATCCATGCTAAATGATTCATCTGTTGTCTTCGCCATAGTGTAGAATAAGATGGACACAATGCCTTGACTGTAAGTAGGAACTCTAGGGTGGAATATTTCAGTTGTTAGTTACCTTATTACCTGTACACCATGGCAAGTGCTTTGGCAGCAAAAATGGGATTTAACTCACTGTTGAGGAAAACAAGCAAGAAACTCAATGTCAGGATCTGCACGATGGAGTCAGACATGGAGTTCAGCTGTGAGGTATGTTTACACACTTTTCTATTTCCATAGAAAGTGCCATACCTTGTCTACATTTGTGTGCATATAGTTCTTCCCTCATGCACTACAATTGTCTGATTTTGGAATGATCTATGAGGACAACTTAATTTCTATTTGTGCAGGCTATTAGTTTTTTCTTAAAATACAtatgatttttcttttactgtttgacactagatggcagcaagTAATAATGAACACACCAAGTCACCGCAGATGCTTTAATACAGAGAGAACAGCATACTTGTTataatgtgtctttgtcttATGCAGCAATGAAATCAATGATATTTTAGTAGCATCACTGATTGCAGTATGGGACTTACTGAAATGCATTTGccagtaaagtaaagtaaaaaagtGTTTCCAGTCCGTCATATGGCAGGATTATGCCATATTTTTGTCATATGGCAAAATTACTTGCAGACGCCATGCCTGTATTTAAAAGGGAGGGACCCCACCAAAGTCTGCAGTTGGTAATTACACACTGCAGCATAATGTTAGTAcaggtctctgttttctgtgcttGGATGATGATTGTATCAATTATAGGCTTAGTAAATAGCATTTAACATTGATTGGACATATATATGGTCAAAAGTTTATTCAGCCTTGCATAAGAACTGTTTAAATTGTCCAGGTTGCTGGTCCATGAGGCATGGTGGAGCTTATATTCCTAATTTCTTGCCGTTTTTTAACCAGGTTTTCCACACAACCTTGAATGCATTGACAGTAGCCTGCACTCTGTGTTACCTCAGAGGGCCAGAGATGAAAGCCGTTTTAAATTGGATATGTCCGCCCAATGTGTCTCCCTATAGCTCTCAGCTGGATGGGGAGAGTATATACGGTTCCCTGCCTATTAGGTCCTTGATGGAAATACCAGTATGTCAGGTTCACTAGACACCTATATATGGCCAGCGGTATATGGGCTTTCAAATGTAAACCTAGAGTTTAATCATTTTCACTTTACCTGCAGCACAAGAACTCAATTCAACACATTTTTAGTAACAAATAATTTCTGAATAATAACATTATAATCGGTTCCTCAGGTGAAGTGGAAAGGAAAAAGACCTTTTTGACTTGGTGTGCCGGACTCTTGGACTAAGGGGAGACGTGGTTCTTTGGATCCAGTACAACATCAAGGACACAGTTGCTTGGCTGAAGATGGAAAAGAAGGTGGTTCTTGTATTATATGTGTTATAAGCTGTTAATATTATAAATGAATGAGGAAAGGAATCGAGTTACTCAGTGGACGATGTTGATTTTCCTTTCTGGTTTCATTGTTGCAGGTTCTAGATCAGGACGGTGCCAAAGGAGGAACCAATCACCTTCACTTTCTGGCCAAGTTTTACCCTGAAAACGCTGAAGAGGAGCTAGTGCAAGATATCACACAGCATCTCTTCTTTCTACAGTAACTGTACATAATATATTAAACAGTAATACAGGTTTTCTCACTTTAATGTAAACCTAATTGTTCAGAAATGATTCTCGTTTTTATTCTCCTACCCTGCCTTCTATGCatgctatatgtgtgtgtgaatgatgcTATAAAGGTGCTATATGCTATTTTTTTGTACACTCAATTGGTGGACATACTTTTCTGCCGCTTTTGAAGTTGAAATTGCTTCAGGCTTACAGGTAAACCTGTACTCCAACATGCATTTTAAATGAATCCATCTCTTACTGCCTGGCTAGAGGACGTCTTTTATACAGGTGTGCTGTGTTTCAGGCTTTAAGAAAAAGATTCAAAAAGATTATTACCACTTTatactttaaaggtagggtaggagatttcattctgatgcactttttgttaaattagtgtaacttctctttacaatccgatagcaaccaattagttcggcagtttcgcattaaaacgaagaatatgaatcatctgtggaagctataaaacactaaaaacatcagccaatcctccgggtggaccctgcgcggagtattgtctggttgtcactctcttcctgctctgcgtgcaccagagaggtacgtgcatgatggctgaagtcacagaccaggtaatgcgcgtccatgtgattgggaggcgtggcttcggggtgagctctgagaaaaaaggggcgtgtgtttactttccaaatctggctgactctcactgagttttcaaaatctccaaccctacctttaaagataGCTGT
The genomic region above belongs to Parambassis ranga chromosome 9, fParRan2.1, whole genome shotgun sequence and contains:
- the LOC114441373 gene encoding F-box only protein 21-like translates to MATSVAREGQPSLNGIISDSQTKRLTDLPTELLEHILCFPVLKHVDICNVSCCCKRLHDVCHGRGKVWGHQYKLRWPRLQRFYRQNECCDWLREYKTRHRVGIQIRRTVESFSKRFFTEVPCVGQVLGDSFAEIESLGMPEHFCEDELLFILNSDKRKSLTLKYYAKKILYFLRQQNILRSLKTFLERPAEQQSALEGAVLVDQYCNPLADVTLENISVQLDEITEKVKKMLRIKNPSHPSLRIAQGDCLVVEDFELQRQVVCALNSVLYEQLQYKGNECDYYNPLNSYIHQVLQRHTGIPISLSVLYMTLARKLGVRLEPVNFPNHFLLRWCQKPKGSEDIYDFVYIDAFGKGKQLTAKECEYLIGHQVTADYYSAISTTEVLLRMVGNLLNIGKRGEGNEKSYQLLRDSLDLYLTINPDNVQYLLLQARLYFHLGIWPEKVLDILQHIQALDPSQHGAVGYLVQHTLEHIQHKKHPVTPEVKKRCAPEHLEVQYSVGLIMKHKRSGYNCVIYGWDPKCTMSQEWITTMRVHQLSNGANQPFYNVLVQDGTCRYAAQENLEPHSAPLEIGHPEVGRYFSEFADTHYVANEELLTRYPEDMGETSGTVQELYHRLTPGSGNQEEAPASDQNSQHAMSM